A single window of uncultured Methanospirillum sp. DNA harbors:
- a CDS encoding PKD domain-containing protein yields the protein MNLRIFALVLLVCCCFSVVIPAYALSPQLIASDLVTQVIPDIPGFSLSSVRSDVILKGIVGGTVVGLTSVSENNTTVAGVASENTTVDSVLFTASDTSLISRQSINGKLVDQRIIGPGLPPKGWVSSLNLASATNVSVQGLSSSDVPAMRWSYGCSATSATMLFGYYDRAGYANMYTGPTNGGVFPLTNSVWGSSSEGNGQCPLSASQNGLDGRTTRGHKDDYYYAYGSSTDPYYDSWTEHTPLDCIGDYMGTNMYKKYGNSDGSTTFWYYSDGSPTYDFTYYDSTSRDGMHGMRLFAESRGYGVATNYNQYIDSAGLTYGFTYAQYKAEIDAGYPVLIQVNGHTMLGIGYSGTNQVIVHDTWDYSDHTMTWGGYYSGMKHYGVGVIHLNPPPVVLAAKFYGVPGVSVLPLTIQFHDASTGSPTSWFWNFGDGTNSSVQNPSHQYNNSGTYTVNLTVSS from the coding sequence ATGAATTTGCGTATTTTTGCATTGGTATTATTGGTCTGTTGTTGCTTCTCTGTCGTCATCCCTGCATATGCGTTATCCCCTCAATTGATTGCGTCGGACCTTGTCACACAGGTTATTCCTGATATTCCGGGGTTCTCTTTATCTTCTGTACGTAGTGATGTAATCCTGAAAGGTATTGTTGGGGGAACAGTGGTTGGTCTCACTAGCGTGTCTGAAAATAATACAACTGTAGCAGGAGTCGCTTCAGAGAATACAACCGTCGATTCTGTGCTATTCACCGCATCAGACACGTCCCTCATATCTCGTCAGAGTATAAATGGCAAACTTGTTGATCAGCGAATAATCGGTCCGGGTCTGCCTCCGAAAGGGTGGGTTTCTTCATTAAACCTTGCAAGTGCCACTAATGTCTCAGTACAGGGACTTTCCTCATCAGATGTCCCAGCGATGCGATGGTCATATGGGTGTTCGGCAACATCTGCGACCATGTTATTCGGGTATTATGACAGGGCAGGGTACGCGAATATGTATACCGGCCCGACTAATGGTGGTGTTTTTCCTCTGACTAATTCGGTCTGGGGCTCATCATCAGAAGGAAATGGGCAATGTCCTCTCAGTGCTTCACAGAATGGGCTTGATGGCAGGACTACGAGAGGGCATAAAGATGATTATTACTATGCATATGGTTCTAGTACCGATCCCTATTATGACTCCTGGACAGAGCATACTCCCCTTGACTGTATTGGAGATTATATGGGGACAAACATGTACAAAAAGTATGGAAACAGTGATGGGAGCACCACATTCTGGTATTATTCGGATGGATCACCAACATACGACTTTACCTATTACGATAGTACTAGTCGTGATGGGATGCATGGCATGAGACTGTTTGCAGAATCCCGTGGTTATGGTGTTGCTACAAATTATAATCAGTATATTGATTCTGCGGGGTTAACTTATGGATTCACATATGCTCAATACAAGGCAGAGATTGATGCCGGATATCCTGTTCTCATCCAGGTAAACGGACATACCATGCTCGGCATAGGATACTCCGGGACAAATCAGGTTATTGTTCATGACACCTGGGATTATTCAGATCATACTATGACCTGGGGGGGGTATTACTCCGGGATGAAGCACTATGGTGTCGGGGTCATTCACCTCAATCCACCCCCTGTTGTTCTGGCAGCAAAATTCTATGGTGTTCCTGGTGTGAGTGTACTACCGCTCACTATCCAGTTTCATGATGCATCGACAGGAAGTCCTACATCCTGGTTCTGGAATTTTGGTGATGGTACGAACTCTTCAGTACAGAATCCATCCCATCAGTATAATAATTCAGGAACATATACGGTCAATCTGACTGTGTCATCATAA
- a CDS encoding helix-turn-helix domain-containing protein — MKSDKKSKCLIELFIEVLGSRWNILIIWHLRGDALRFTDLKKKMHGVNSNTLTAHLRELEELKIVSRVVFPEVPPRVEYSLTEHGMALFPVFDTLKVWGLGYLESEGMTMDIC, encoded by the coding sequence ATGAAATCTGATAAAAAATCCAAATGTCTCATAGAACTCTTCATCGAGGTTCTGGGCAGCAGATGGAATATTCTGATCATCTGGCATCTTCGGGGTGATGCACTCCGGTTCACTGATCTAAAGAAGAAGATGCACGGGGTGAATTCGAATACGCTCACAGCCCATCTCCGTGAACTTGAGGAACTGAAGATCGTATCCCGGGTTGTATTCCCGGAGGTTCCTCCCCGTGTTGAGTACTCGCTGACCGAACATGGAATGGCCCTGTTCCCGGTATTTGATACACTTAAGGTGTGGGGATTAGGGTATCTTGAGTCAGAGGGGATGACGATGGATATATGTTAA